The Streptomyces europaeiscabiei genome window below encodes:
- a CDS encoding Lrp/AsnC family transcriptional regulator, with protein MVQAYILIQTEVGKASTVADAISKIPGVVQAEDVTGPYDVIVRAQADTVDDLGRLVVAKVQQVDGITRTLTCPVVHL; from the coding sequence GTGGTACAGGCGTACATCCTGATCCAGACCGAGGTCGGCAAGGCGTCGACCGTCGCCGACGCAATCAGCAAGATCCCTGGGGTCGTCCAGGCCGAGGACGTGACGGGTCCCTACGACGTCATCGTGCGCGCCCAGGCCGACACCGTCGACGACCTCGGCCGGCTGGTGGTCGCGAAGGTCCAGCAAGTGGACGGGATCACCCGCACCCTGACCTGCCCGGTCGTGCATCTGTAG
- a CDS encoding thiamine-phosphate kinase: protein MKGTVGELGEFGLIRELTSRLTTTPAVRVGPGDDAAVVAAPDRRVVASTDLLLEGRHFRRDWSTAYDVGRKAAAQNLADIAAMGAVPTALLLGLVAPAELPVTWATELMDGLRDECQVAGAAVVGGDVVRGDTIMISITALGDLRNHEPVTRGGAQPGDVVAVTGWLGWSAAGHAVLSRGFRSPRAFVEAHRRPEPPYHAGPAAASLGATAMCDVSDGLIADLGHIAEASKCRIDIRSGAIDIPSQMHDIGQAVGVDPLQWVLTGGEDHAIVATFPPEVKLPARWKVIGEVLNPSALPQVTVDGAPWTSKGGWDHFADIES, encoded by the coding sequence ATGAAGGGCACCGTGGGAGAGCTGGGGGAGTTCGGGCTCATCAGGGAGTTGACCTCCCGGCTCACCACCACCCCGGCGGTCCGGGTCGGGCCCGGCGACGACGCCGCCGTGGTGGCGGCGCCGGACCGCAGGGTCGTGGCGAGCACCGACCTGCTCCTTGAGGGACGGCACTTCCGGCGCGACTGGTCCACGGCGTACGACGTCGGACGCAAGGCGGCCGCGCAGAACCTCGCGGACATCGCCGCCATGGGCGCCGTGCCCACCGCGCTGCTCCTCGGCCTGGTCGCGCCCGCCGAACTCCCGGTGACCTGGGCCACCGAGCTGATGGACGGCCTGCGCGACGAGTGCCAGGTCGCCGGTGCGGCCGTGGTGGGCGGTGACGTCGTCCGCGGCGACACCATCATGATCTCGATCACCGCTCTCGGCGATCTGCGCAACCACGAGCCCGTGACCAGGGGCGGTGCCCAGCCCGGCGACGTCGTGGCCGTCACCGGCTGGCTCGGCTGGTCCGCCGCCGGGCACGCGGTGCTCTCCCGCGGCTTCCGCTCGCCCCGCGCCTTCGTGGAGGCCCACCGGCGCCCCGAGCCGCCGTACCACGCGGGCCCCGCCGCCGCCTCCCTGGGCGCGACCGCGATGTGTGACGTGAGCGACGGGCTGATCGCGGACCTGGGCCACATCGCCGAGGCGAGCAAGTGCCGGATCGACATCCGCTCCGGCGCGATCGACATCCCCTCCCAGATGCACGACATCGGGCAGGCCGTCGGCGTCGACCCCCTCCAGTGGGTGCTCACCGGCGGAGAGGACCACGCGATCGTGGCGACCTTCCCGCCGGAGGTGAAGCTGCCCGCGCGGTGGAAGGTGATCGGCGAGGTCCTCAACCCCTCGGCGCTGCCCCAGGTGACCGTGGACGGGGCACCCTGGACCAGCAAGGGCGGCTGGGACCACTTCGCGGACATCGAGTCGTGA
- the thiD gene encoding bifunctional hydroxymethylpyrimidine kinase/phosphomethylpyrimidine kinase produces MSASGAAGPAGAPVRVLTVAGSDSGGGAGIQADLKTMLALGVHGMSVVTAVTAQNSLGVQGAWELPVEAVRAQYRSVVDDIGVQAVKTGMLASAELVEAVAELLAATDAPVVVDPVGVSKHGDPLLAASALDFVRTRLLPVATVATPNLDEVAQLTGIRVRSEAGMREAAEALLAYGPRWALIKGGHLSGDAVDLLTDGSDEHWLRAPRYDNRHTHGTGCTLASAIASHLALGRTVPEAVAAAKEYVTGAIAAGFALGGGIGPVAHGWALTRGTPAA; encoded by the coding sequence GTGAGCGCGTCCGGAGCCGCGGGGCCGGCGGGCGCCCCGGTGAGGGTGCTCACCGTGGCCGGGTCCGACTCCGGCGGCGGGGCCGGGATCCAGGCCGACCTGAAGACGATGCTCGCGCTCGGTGTGCACGGCATGAGCGTCGTCACGGCCGTCACCGCACAGAACTCCCTCGGTGTGCAGGGCGCTTGGGAACTGCCCGTCGAGGCCGTGCGCGCCCAGTACCGCAGTGTCGTCGACGACATCGGCGTCCAGGCGGTCAAGACAGGCATGCTCGCCTCCGCCGAACTCGTCGAGGCGGTCGCCGAGTTGCTGGCCGCCACGGACGCACCCGTCGTCGTCGACCCGGTCGGCGTCTCCAAGCACGGCGACCCGCTCCTGGCCGCCTCCGCGCTGGACTTTGTACGGACGCGACTGCTGCCGGTGGCGACCGTGGCGACTCCCAACCTCGACGAGGTCGCCCAACTCACCGGCATACGGGTCCGGTCGGAGGCCGGGATGCGCGAGGCGGCCGAGGCCCTGCTGGCGTACGGGCCCCGATGGGCGCTGATCAAGGGCGGGCATCTCTCGGGAGACGCCGTCGACCTGCTGACCGACGGTTCCGACGAGCACTGGTTGCGGGCCCCCAGGTACGACAACCGGCACACGCACGGCACTGGCTGCACCCTCGCCTCCGCGATCGCTTCGCACCTCGCGCTGGGACGGACCGTGCCGGAGGCCGTGGCGGCGGCCAAGGAGTACGTCACCGGGGCGATCGCCGCCGGGTTCGCGCTCGGTGGGGGGATCGGACCCGTGGCGCACGGGTGGGCCCTGACGCGTGGGACGCCGGCAGCTTGA